In a genomic window of Paraburkholderia phenazinium:
- a CDS encoding cellulose biosynthesis protein BcsC, with amino-acid sequence MRLSALALALSLVSVSIATLPTAVFAQASSDPLNVLIDQGKYWQTHHRGDLAEQAWQKVLRIDPKQPDALFGMGMVLADRKDGSGAQQYLARLREVAPSYPNIDELGRRLGESSLRDQTVNDARRLQQSGQSASAVQQYQRALEGKPATPELQLEYYQALAATPQGWDQARRGLQQLAQQNPDDPRYALAYAQHLTYRDVTRREGIAQLAKLSGDSAVGAAARKSWRQALLWLDARASDAPLYQSYLQLVPDDAAVKARSDSMVQQDAAARERAQQNAAVDARGRTIADGFAALDRGDLATARAKFSSVLTSSPNDGDALGGMGIAALKQEHFSEARDYLERASRGANPARWKDALLSATYWTYTSDAIGARSNGEFAKAKSLFERAIAINPSDVTAQVLLGEMLLNNGDPVGAEQAYRMALRRQADNPDAIRGLVGALAAQGRGDEALQFANQLNAEQQSKAGGIDRLRGEAQAAQARAAEARGDLGAARSLFEDALLSNPDDPWLRLDLARIYVRQGAVGNARSMMDGLLAAHPDMTDALYASALLSAETQDWSAGLAQLDRIPAAQRTDAMATLQHRLWVHQQASLAIQMAKSGQTQQAFATLSATEPVAAGNPELIGVVASAYQQAGDPGRALWLVRSAMNAAPGNTDLLLQYAGILLASHQDAELGTVMRQLAATQLTPEQRTDFGNLNLAIVVRQCDAVRQRGDLASAYDVIAPWLAAMPDNADLQAALGRLYSSAGDDRNALASYRVALTRRPDDLSLMLAAIPAATGAKDFRYAESLATQALNTAPDDPAVLAAVGRMYRAEGKLTLASEYLQRSLIAANTPVTSGGPRAGSASNVPRGWEVAMRRIGATPLPGTNPFEGKTAIDVPADATGAGVAPRINGGFSATVTMPSAAPAASPYSQSSFPTQTVPTYPPPQQPSPYVAPYTAPYVQPSVAPANPSGMPSSSNGAGGYGPDNYGSSQTGVPAAAPLQPYPGQGQAPVQPQPYQQAYPQPYNAPYPQAGAPYGAPAPYVSTPWPMSPAAREAQANAYAQAAPQQGSYPALPGNQRKTGKKQTTARNQTATRTANGAGQAYAQAPYGQQQGYAQQPYYGQQPYPQQQGYGQQPYPQQQAYAPQPYPPQQQAYGQPAYGQQAYAQQNYGNQGYYPPQQPYIPQPPAGYAQPYYPPVPATQTAPAGNSNGSYAPAPANVANAQTLGVAEELAQVNREQTSTVSGGIVFRNRAGEDGLSQLTDIEAPVQGRIQAGNGHVVVTATPVTLDAGTASSQLSTLARFGSGLAPYTPGDTTASTPVTSATNRFGSQTASGVGLSVGYETRSFKADVGTTPIGFPVENIVGGLEYDGGITDKVSYTLAVARRAVTDSLLSYAGAKDSGQNLQWGGVTSSGALGSLSWDDGTSGLYVNGSFQYLEGSNVESNYAGKGGGGVYTRVYKDADQTLTIGVNTTLMRYDKNLSYFTYGQGGYFSPQQYVILNLPVEYMGRNGEFTYDLKGSIGVQHYRLNSSPYFPTSTSAQTAAADNMNSITTTTLDSNAIYPSQSKTGIAYSFSAVGEYQLAPQLAVGATASLGNAYQYREWLAAVYVRYSFTKQSGLQPFPPAPLTSPYVSLSN; translated from the coding sequence ATGCGATTGAGCGCCCTCGCGCTGGCGCTGAGCCTCGTTAGCGTCTCGATCGCGACGCTGCCCACCGCCGTCTTTGCCCAGGCGTCGTCCGATCCGCTCAACGTGCTGATCGACCAGGGCAAGTACTGGCAAACCCATCACCGTGGCGACCTCGCCGAGCAGGCCTGGCAGAAGGTGTTGCGCATCGATCCGAAGCAGCCCGATGCATTGTTCGGCATGGGTATGGTGCTCGCCGACCGCAAGGACGGCAGCGGCGCGCAACAGTATCTGGCGCGCCTGCGGGAAGTCGCGCCGAGCTATCCGAACATCGACGAACTCGGGCGGCGCCTCGGCGAAAGCAGCCTGCGCGACCAGACCGTCAACGACGCGCGGCGCCTGCAGCAAAGCGGCCAGAGCGCGAGCGCGGTGCAGCAGTATCAGCGTGCGCTCGAAGGCAAGCCCGCCACGCCCGAACTGCAACTTGAGTACTACCAGGCACTCGCCGCTACACCGCAGGGTTGGGACCAGGCACGGCGCGGTCTGCAGCAACTCGCGCAGCAGAATCCGGACGACCCGCGCTATGCACTCGCTTACGCCCAGCACCTGACCTATCGCGACGTGACGCGCCGCGAGGGCATTGCCCAGCTCGCGAAGCTCTCGGGCGACAGCGCAGTGGGCGCCGCCGCGCGCAAGAGCTGGCGGCAGGCGCTGCTGTGGCTCGATGCCCGAGCCTCCGACGCCCCGCTCTATCAGAGCTACCTGCAGCTCGTGCCTGACGATGCGGCGGTCAAGGCGCGCTCCGATTCGATGGTGCAGCAGGACGCCGCCGCCCGCGAACGGGCCCAGCAAAATGCTGCCGTCGATGCACGCGGCCGCACGATCGCCGACGGCTTTGCGGCGCTCGACCGCGGCGATCTCGCCACGGCACGCGCGAAGTTCTCCTCGGTACTGACCTCGAGCCCGAACGACGGCGACGCGCTTGGCGGCATGGGCATCGCCGCGCTCAAGCAGGAGCATTTCTCCGAAGCCCGCGACTACCTGGAGCGTGCCTCGCGCGGCGCCAATCCGGCGCGCTGGAAAGACGCGCTGTTGAGCGCGACTTACTGGACCTATACGAGCGACGCCATCGGCGCGCGCAGCAACGGCGAATTCGCCAAGGCCAAGTCGCTGTTCGAGCGCGCGATTGCCATCAATCCGTCCGACGTCACCGCGCAGGTGCTGCTCGGCGAGATGCTGCTGAACAACGGCGACCCGGTTGGCGCGGAACAGGCCTACCGGATGGCGCTACGCCGCCAGGCCGACAATCCCGACGCGATTCGCGGCCTGGTCGGCGCGCTGGCTGCCCAGGGACGCGGCGACGAAGCGCTGCAGTTTGCCAATCAGCTCAACGCCGAACAGCAGTCGAAAGCGGGCGGCATCGACCGCCTGCGCGGCGAAGCGCAGGCCGCCCAGGCGCGCGCCGCGGAGGCGCGCGGCGATCTGGGTGCGGCGCGCAGCCTGTTCGAAGATGCACTGCTCAGCAATCCTGACGATCCGTGGCTGCGCCTCGACCTTGCGCGCATCTATGTGCGCCAGGGCGCTGTCGGCAACGCGCGCAGCATGATGGACGGCTTGCTGGCGGCCCACCCCGATATGACCGATGCGCTCTATGCGAGCGCGTTGTTGTCGGCGGAAACCCAGGACTGGTCGGCCGGGCTCGCGCAACTGGACCGCATTCCGGCCGCCCAGCGCACCGACGCGATGGCCACCTTGCAGCACCGCCTATGGGTACATCAGCAGGCTAGCCTCGCTATCCAGATGGCGAAAAGCGGGCAGACCCAGCAGGCGTTCGCCACGCTCTCGGCCACGGAGCCGGTGGCAGCCGGCAACCCGGAACTGATCGGCGTGGTGGCGTCGGCTTACCAGCAGGCGGGCGACCCGGGCCGCGCGCTGTGGCTCGTGCGCAGCGCAATGAACGCCGCGCCCGGCAATACGGATCTGCTGCTGCAATATGCCGGCATCCTGCTCGCCAGTCATCAGGATGCCGAACTGGGCACGGTGATGCGGCAGCTTGCCGCGACGCAACTGACTCCGGAGCAGCGTACCGATTTCGGCAATCTGAATCTGGCCATCGTGGTGCGGCAGTGCGACGCCGTGCGCCAGCGCGGCGACCTCGCGAGCGCCTACGATGTGATCGCGCCGTGGCTCGCCGCGATGCCCGACAATGCCGATCTGCAGGCCGCGCTTGGGCGCCTCTATTCGTCCGCAGGCGACGACCGCAACGCGCTCGCCAGTTACCGCGTGGCGCTCACGCGCCGTCCCGACGACCTGAGCCTGATGCTCGCGGCCATCCCTGCTGCGACCGGGGCGAAGGACTTCCGTTATGCCGAATCGCTTGCCACTCAGGCGCTCAATACAGCGCCGGACGATCCCGCCGTGCTCGCCGCCGTGGGCCGCATGTACCGCGCCGAAGGCAAGCTCACGCTCGCGTCGGAGTATCTGCAGCGCTCGCTGATCGCCGCCAATACGCCGGTGACGAGCGGCGGCCCGCGCGCCGGTTCGGCCAGCAATGTGCCGCGCGGCTGGGAAGTGGCGATGCGCAGGATCGGCGCGACGCCGCTGCCCGGCACCAATCCGTTCGAGGGAAAAACCGCTATCGATGTACCAGCCGACGCCACCGGCGCTGGCGTCGCGCCCCGCATCAACGGCGGGTTCAGCGCCACCGTAACGATGCCCTCTGCCGCGCCCGCAGCGTCCCCGTACTCGCAGTCATCCTTTCCGACGCAGACCGTGCCGACCTATCCGCCGCCCCAACAGCCGTCGCCGTATGTGGCGCCCTATACGGCGCCGTACGTGCAGCCCTCTGTCGCGCCAGCCAATCCTTCCGGCATGCCGAGTTCCAGCAACGGCGCGGGCGGCTATGGTCCGGACAACTATGGATCGAGCCAGACCGGTGTCCCTGCTGCCGCGCCGTTGCAGCCGTATCCCGGCCAGGGGCAGGCGCCGGTTCAGCCGCAGCCTTATCAGCAAGCTTATCCGCAGCCTTACAACGCGCCCTATCCGCAAGCAGGGGCGCCCTACGGGGCACCAGCGCCGTATGTGTCGACGCCGTGGCCAATGTCGCCGGCTGCGCGTGAGGCGCAAGCCAATGCGTATGCGCAAGCGGCGCCGCAGCAGGGTAGCTATCCAGCACTGCCAGGTAATCAGCGCAAGACCGGCAAGAAGCAGACGACGGCCCGCAACCAGACTGCCACGCGCACGGCGAACGGCGCGGGGCAGGCGTACGCGCAGGCACCGTATGGGCAGCAACAAGGCTATGCGCAGCAGCCGTACTATGGTCAGCAACCGTATCCGCAACAGCAGGGGTACGGGCAGCAGCCTTACCCGCAGCAGCAGGCCTATGCGCCGCAGCCGTATCCTCCGCAGCAGCAGGCGTACGGGCAACCGGCATACGGTCAGCAAGCGTATGCCCAGCAGAACTACGGCAATCAAGGCTACTACCCGCCGCAACAACCGTACATTCCGCAACCGCCGGCAGGCTACGCGCAGCCCTACTACCCGCCCGTGCCCGCGACGCAAACCGCACCGGCCGGCAACAGCAACGGCAGCTATGCACCCGCGCCGGCCAACGTCGCCAACGCGCAGACGCTCGGTGTCGCGGAAGAACTGGCGCAGGTCAATCGCGAGCAGACAAGTACCGTGTCCGGCGGCATTGTGTTCCGCAATCGCGCAGGCGAAGACGGTCTGTCGCAGTTGACCGATATCGAAGCGCCGGTCCAGGGACGCATCCAGGCCGGCAACGGCCACGTCGTCGTCACGGCCACACCGGTGACGCTCGATGCGGGCACCGCGAGCAGCCAGCTCTCGACCCTCGCGCGCTTCGGCTCGGGGCTCGCGCCGTATACGCCGGGCGACACCACCGCTTCGACGCCCGTGACCAGCGCGACGAACAGGTTCGGCTCGCAAACCGCCAGTGGCGTCGGTTTGTCAGTCGGCTATGAAACCCGCAGCTTCAAGGCCGACGTAGGCACCACGCCGATCGGCTTTCCGGTCGAGAACATCGTCGGCGGCCTGGAGTATGACGGCGGCATCACCGACAAGGTGTCCTACACACTCGCCGTGGCACGGCGTGCGGTCACCGATAGCCTGCTCTCCTACGCCGGCGCCAAGGATTCGGGCCAGAATCTTCAGTGGGGCGGTGTCACGTCGAGCGGGGCGCTGGGCAGTCTCTCCTGGGACGATGGCACGAGCGGCCTGTACGTGAACGGATCGTTCCAGTATCTCGAAGGCAGCAACGTCGAGAGCAACTACGCGGGTAAAGGCGGCGGCGGCGTCTACACGCGCGTCTATAAGGACGCTGACCAGACCTTGACGATCGGCGTCAACACGACGCTGATGCGCTACGACAAAAACCTGTCCTACTTCACGTATGGCCAGGGCGGCTACTTCAGTCCGCAGCAGTATGTGATCCTGAACCTGCCTGTTGAATACATGGGCCGCAACGGAGAGTTCACCTACGATCTCAAGGGGTCGATCGGCGTGCAGCATTACCGGCTGAACTCCTCGCCGTATTTTCCGACGAGCACGAGCGCCCAGACGGCAGCGGCTGACAACATGAACAGCATCACCACGACCACGCTCGACAGCAACGCGATCTACCCAAGCCAGAGCAAGACCGGCATTGCGTACTCGTTTAGCGCGGTGGGTGAGTATCAACTGGCGCCGCAACTCGCAGTGGGCGCGACCGCTTCGCTCGGCAACGCATATCAGTATCGGGAATGGCTGGCTGCCGTTTATGTGCGGTATAGCTTTACCAAGCAGAGCGGGCTGCAGCCGTTCCCGCCGGCGCCGTTGACGTCGCCGTATGTGTCGTTGTCGAATTAG
- the bcsA gene encoding UDP-forming cellulose synthase catalytic subunit, whose protein sequence is MSTPQARSTEPAVEPSRLERFVDARFWSSTPVVVCLTLFALVILYFVFTVPLAFYEQLTFATCCFICALLFRRLQGRYATLVMIMLSVVASGRYMFWRLTATTYWEHPLDAVWGLLLVSAEVYSTVVLMLGYFQTAWPLKREPMPLPADRSAWPTVDVFIPTYNEPLSVVKPTIYAALALDYPADKLSIHVLDDGRRPEFKAFCEEVGVHWTIRTHNRHAKAGNINEALKITSGEFLAIFDCDHIPTRSFLQIGLGWFLRDKLLSMLQTPHHFFSADPFERNLGTFRKVPNEGELFYGLVQDGNDLWNATFFCGSCALLRRSMVEEIGGIAVETVTEDAHTALKLHRLGYTTAYLAIAQAAGLATESLSGHIGQRIRWARGMTQIFRIDNPLTGKGLKLGQRLCYLNAMMHFFYGVPRLVFLTAPLSFLFFGAHVIEAAASTIAIYAMPHMMHASITNSRMQRLFRHSFWAEVYESVLASYITAPTLLALINPKLGKFNVTAKGGQIEKNYFDWAISRPYLFLLLLNLVGFVTGLVHIYLNFGVRSEVQTTLLNLAWTGYNMLILGASVAAASERRQIRAVHRVAMKMPVMLKFSTGRTLACQTIDYSEGGVGVELPNSIQVPMHERVTVSLFRGDEEYAFAATVGFTAPGRVGLRFDQMSREQEYEFVKSTFARADAWMGWAEGRQQDTPLRGLSHVLLVGVRGIAGLFEHLYEDLRGSMRSRPIDVKKLKTKKD, encoded by the coding sequence ATGAGCACACCGCAAGCACGGAGTACGGAACCTGCTGTCGAGCCCTCCCGGCTCGAGCGCTTCGTCGACGCCCGCTTCTGGAGCAGCACGCCGGTCGTGGTGTGCCTCACGCTGTTTGCGCTGGTGATCCTGTACTTCGTATTTACGGTGCCGCTGGCGTTTTACGAGCAACTGACCTTCGCCACCTGCTGCTTCATCTGCGCCCTGCTGTTTCGCCGTCTGCAGGGCCGCTATGCGACGCTCGTGATGATCATGCTGTCGGTGGTCGCTTCGGGCCGCTATATGTTCTGGCGTCTGACCGCCACGACTTACTGGGAGCATCCGCTCGACGCCGTATGGGGTTTGCTGCTGGTCTCGGCCGAGGTCTATTCGACGGTCGTGCTGATGCTCGGCTACTTCCAGACCGCCTGGCCGCTCAAGCGCGAGCCGATGCCGCTGCCGGCCGATCGCAGCGCCTGGCCGACCGTCGACGTGTTCATCCCGACGTATAACGAGCCGCTCTCGGTGGTCAAGCCGACCATCTACGCAGCGCTCGCACTCGACTACCCGGCGGACAAGCTATCCATCCACGTGCTGGACGACGGCCGCCGTCCGGAGTTCAAGGCGTTCTGCGAGGAGGTGGGCGTCCACTGGACCATCCGCACGCACAACCGCCACGCCAAGGCCGGCAACATCAATGAAGCGCTGAAGATCACCAGCGGCGAATTCCTCGCGATCTTCGACTGCGATCACATTCCGACCCGCTCGTTCCTGCAGATCGGCCTCGGCTGGTTCCTGCGCGACAAGCTGCTGTCGATGCTGCAAACGCCGCACCATTTCTTTTCGGCCGATCCGTTCGAGCGCAATCTCGGCACCTTCCGTAAAGTCCCGAACGAAGGCGAGCTGTTTTACGGCCTCGTGCAGGACGGCAACGACCTGTGGAACGCCACCTTCTTCTGCGGCTCGTGCGCGCTGCTGCGCCGCTCGATGGTCGAGGAAATCGGCGGCATCGCCGTCGAGACAGTCACCGAAGACGCGCACACCGCGTTGAAGCTGCACCGGCTCGGCTACACCACCGCCTATCTCGCGATTGCCCAGGCGGCAGGCCTCGCCACTGAAAGTCTGTCAGGTCACATCGGCCAGCGGATTCGCTGGGCGCGCGGCATGACGCAGATCTTCCGGATCGACAATCCGCTAACCGGCAAGGGCCTCAAGCTCGGCCAGCGGCTGTGCTACCTGAACGCGATGATGCACTTCTTCTACGGCGTGCCGCGTCTCGTGTTCCTGACCGCGCCGCTGTCGTTCCTGTTCTTCGGCGCGCACGTGATCGAAGCGGCGGCCAGCACGATCGCCATCTACGCGATGCCGCACATGATGCATGCGAGCATCACCAACTCGCGCATGCAGCGCCTGTTCCGCCATTCGTTCTGGGCCGAGGTCTACGAATCGGTGCTGGCCTCGTACATCACCGCCCCGACCCTGCTCGCGCTGATCAACCCGAAGCTCGGCAAATTCAACGTGACGGCCAAGGGCGGCCAGATCGAGAAGAACTATTTCGACTGGGCCATCTCGCGCCCCTACCTGTTCCTGCTGCTGCTGAACCTGGTCGGCTTCGTCACCGGTCTCGTGCATATCTATCTGAACTTTGGCGTGCGCAGCGAAGTGCAGACCACCCTCCTCAATCTGGCGTGGACCGGCTACAACATGCTGATCCTCGGCGCGAGCGTGGCCGCGGCAAGCGAGCGCCGGCAGATTCGCGCCGTGCATCGCGTGGCGATGAAAATGCCGGTGATGCTGAAATTCTCGACGGGCCGCACGCTGGCCTGCCAGACCATCGACTACTCGGAAGGCGGTGTCGGCGTGGAATTGCCCAACAGCATCCAGGTGCCGATGCACGAGCGCGTGACTGTCTCCCTGTTTCGCGGCGACGAAGAATATGCGTTCGCCGCCACGGTCGGCTTCACGGCGCCCGGGCGGGTCGGCTTGCGCTTCGACCAGATGTCGCGCGAGCAGGAGTACGAGTTCGTCAAGTCCACCTTCGCGCGTGCCGACGCCTGGATGGGCTGGGCCGAAGGACGCCAGCAGGATACGCCGCTGCGCGGACTGTCACACGTGTTGCTGGTCGGCGTGCGCGGGATTGCCGGCCTCTTCGAACATCTTTACGAAGACCTGCGCGGCTCGATGCGAAGCCGCCCAATCGACGTCAAAAAGCTGAAAACGAAAAAAGACTGA
- the bcsZ gene encoding cellulose synthase complex periplasmic endoglucanase BcsZ, whose protein sequence is MPAKLTTAPVALALGLLTSVTCVVPDAAAAATASTAAAASAAQCDWPAYRTFVQRFVQADGRVIDYSTPTQQTTSEGQSYGMFFALVANDRATFDRLLDWTRTNLAGNQFDANDVRLPSWQWGKKPDGSYGVLDPNSASDSDLWIAYDLLQAGHLWNDSHYTTLGEALAKQIASKEVVSLSGLGPMLLPGPQGFQTGDVTRLNPSYLPLPVLRALAKAQPGGPWSKLADNAYQLVKTTAPRGFVPDWAAWRAGQFVVDPKTGDTGSYDAIRAYLWAGMAAPGDPLAKPWLAALGGMRLQVTEAGFPPEKVAATTGVVSGEGPLSYWGALAPYFKTLGDERDLGLARTHLASLDNPVAGHEPVYYDRVLGLFGTGFIDGRYRFDDAGRLVPSWRNTCD, encoded by the coding sequence ATGCCGGCCAAACTAACCACGGCACCCGTTGCGCTTGCCTTGGGCCTGCTTACGTCTGTGACCTGCGTCGTGCCGGATGCCGCTGCGGCCGCTACAGCCTCCACCGCTGCGGCTGCGAGCGCGGCTCAATGCGACTGGCCCGCTTACCGGACCTTCGTGCAACGTTTCGTGCAGGCCGACGGGCGCGTGATCGACTATTCGACGCCCACCCAGCAGACCACCTCCGAAGGCCAGTCGTACGGCATGTTCTTCGCGCTGGTCGCGAACGATCGCGCCACGTTCGACCGCCTGCTCGACTGGACCCGCACCAACCTCGCCGGCAACCAGTTCGATGCGAACGATGTGCGTCTGCCTTCGTGGCAATGGGGCAAAAAACCGGATGGCTCGTATGGCGTGCTCGATCCGAATTCCGCATCGGACTCCGACCTGTGGATCGCCTACGATCTACTGCAGGCAGGACACCTCTGGAACGACAGCCATTACACGACGCTCGGCGAAGCGCTCGCCAAACAGATCGCCAGCAAGGAAGTGGTCAGCCTGTCGGGTCTCGGACCGATGCTGCTGCCCGGTCCACAGGGCTTTCAGACCGGCGACGTGACGCGCCTGAATCCCAGCTATCTGCCGCTGCCGGTGCTGCGCGCGCTGGCCAAGGCGCAGCCCGGCGGCCCGTGGAGCAAACTGGCCGACAACGCCTATCAGCTCGTCAAAACCACCGCGCCGCGCGGCTTCGTGCCCGACTGGGCCGCGTGGCGGGCCGGCCAGTTCGTGGTCGATCCGAAAACCGGCGACACCGGCAGCTACGACGCCATCCGCGCGTACCTGTGGGCCGGCATGGCCGCGCCTGGCGATCCGTTGGCCAAACCCTGGCTCGCGGCGCTCGGCGGCATGCGCCTCCAGGTGACCGAGGCGGGCTTTCCGCCCGAGAAGGTCGCGGCGACCACCGGCGTCGTGAGCGGCGAAGGGCCGCTCAGCTACTGGGGCGCGCTCGCGCCTTACTTCAAGACGCTCGGCGACGAGCGCGACCTGGGGCTTGCGCGTACGCATCTGGCGTCGCTCGACAACCCCGTCGCGGGCCACGAGCCTGTCTATTACGATCGTGTGCTGGGCTTGTTCGGCACCGGATTCATCGACGGCCGCTATCGCTTCGACGATGCCGGGCGGCTTGTGCCGAGCTGGAGAAACACATGCGATTGA
- the bcsB gene encoding cellulose biosynthesis cyclic di-GMP-binding regulatory protein BcsB, translated as MGKGIARTTTQHLQSGRGMTGWATRLRSRRLVRGLACWLALQTAFAAPLASAAGLVASSARVAAPPGTPDATGVGNVPAPSAAVPFDPNAIVQPVLATPTPALAASSVKALGIKTPTTAEPGTLVPGGRRQTLTFADFGALDPLQLRGTDGQNGIAFSVRNDEVVTGAVLHLIYSYSPALLPAISQLKVLVNGEVAATLPVPHEQAGMLVARDVSIDPRFITEFNHLNVQLIGHYTQQCEDPANSSLWATVSNASSLDLTYASLTSKPDLAALPQPFFDRRDVRRLELPFVLPSKPGSETLEAAGIVASWFGALAGYRGALFPAQLDEAPLSGNAVVFATADQRPAGVAIPAISGPTIAVVDRQAPARGKLLLVLGRNEAELKTAAKALGVGQSVLSGESATITQLNELAPRAPYDAPNWLPTNRPVRFGELAEARDLTVSGYDADAVRVNLRVPPDLFMWHTSGAPIDLRYRYTVRPKPDRSSLNISINDGFVQSLPIPAKPASMFDLGRYFSTILPDKTADARRTVHIPPLLLTPRAQLRLHFYYDIPDTGECHGRLLENVVGSIDPNSTIDLSSFPHYMALPDLAAFANSGFPFTRMADLSETAVVLPNDADSSDYSLYLLEMGRMGASTGYPATGVTVTTADQVDQLANKDLMIFGAPGRQPLLQRWAKSMPFSSDGDSRTFELSDIVFKLEDWWHGERGVERAPARADLSLVSSNGAALLTGFESPLQKERSAVAFVSAAGQSDADLSSALLDADVLPQIQGAMAVIHGRSVTITSNGTAYYIGHLSPQEYLRWALSSHPLLLLLGGIFAALIIAALFYRALRSIAARRLRD; from the coding sequence ATGGGTAAAGGGATTGCGCGGACAACGACTCAACACTTGCAAAGCGGGCGCGGCATGACAGGATGGGCAACGCGCTTGCGTTCGCGCCGCCTCGTTCGCGGACTCGCCTGCTGGCTGGCATTGCAGACCGCCTTCGCGGCGCCGCTGGCATCGGCGGCCGGGCTCGTCGCCAGTTCGGCGCGCGTCGCCGCGCCGCCGGGTACGCCGGACGCCACCGGCGTGGGCAACGTGCCGGCGCCGAGCGCCGCCGTACCGTTCGATCCCAACGCGATCGTCCAACCTGTGCTCGCGACGCCGACCCCGGCGCTCGCCGCCTCGTCGGTGAAAGCGCTCGGCATCAAGACGCCGACCACCGCCGAACCCGGCACCCTGGTGCCGGGCGGCCGCCGCCAGACGCTGACTTTCGCCGATTTCGGCGCGCTCGATCCGCTGCAGTTGCGCGGCACCGACGGCCAGAACGGCATCGCCTTCTCGGTACGCAACGACGAAGTGGTGACCGGTGCGGTCCTGCATCTGATCTATAGCTACTCGCCCGCCCTGCTGCCGGCCATCTCGCAGCTGAAGGTGCTGGTCAACGGCGAAGTCGCGGCCACGCTACCGGTGCCGCACGAACAGGCCGGCATGCTGGTGGCGCGCGATGTCTCGATCGATCCGCGCTTCATCACCGAATTCAATCACCTGAACGTGCAGTTGATCGGCCACTACACGCAGCAATGCGAAGACCCGGCCAATTCGTCGTTATGGGCCACCGTCAGCAATGCGAGCTCGCTCGATCTGACCTACGCGTCGCTGACCAGCAAGCCGGATCTGGCCGCACTGCCGCAGCCGTTCTTCGATCGCCGCGACGTGCGGCGCCTCGAACTACCGTTCGTACTCCCATCCAAACCGGGTTCGGAAACGCTGGAAGCGGCCGGCATTGTGGCGTCGTGGTTCGGCGCGCTGGCCGGCTATCGCGGCGCGCTGTTCCCCGCCCAGCTCGACGAAGCGCCGCTGTCGGGCAATGCCGTGGTGTTTGCCACCGCGGATCAGCGGCCGGCCGGCGTGGCGATTCCCGCCATCTCCGGACCGACCATTGCGGTGGTGGACCGGCAAGCGCCGGCGCGCGGCAAACTGCTGCTGGTGCTCGGGCGTAACGAAGCCGAACTGAAGACTGCGGCGAAAGCACTCGGCGTCGGCCAGAGCGTGCTCTCCGGCGAAAGCGCGACGATCACGCAACTGAACGAGCTGGCCCCGCGCGCGCCGTACGACGCGCCGAACTGGCTGCCCACTAACCGCCCCGTGCGCTTTGGCGAACTGGCCGAGGCGCGCGATCTCACCGTCTCCGGCTACGATGCCGACGCCGTGCGCGTCAATCTGCGCGTGCCGCCCGACCTGTTCATGTGGCACACCAGCGGTGCGCCGATCGACCTGCGCTATCGCTACACCGTGCGACCGAAGCCGGACCGCTCGTCGCTGAACATCAGCATCAACGACGGCTTCGTCCAGTCGCTGCCGATTCCGGCCAAGCCCGCCTCGATGTTCGACCTCGGCCGTTATTTCAGCACCATCCTGCCGGATAAAACCGCCGATGCCCGCCGCACCGTCCACATCCCGCCGCTGCTGCTGACGCCGCGGGCGCAGTTGCGCCTGCACTTCTATTACGACATTCCGGACACCGGCGAATGCCACGGCCGCCTGCTCGAGAACGTGGTCGGCTCGATCGATCCGAATTCGACCATCGATCTGTCGTCGTTCCCGCACTACATGGCCTTGCCCGATCTGGCGGCGTTCGCCAATAGCGGCTTCCCGTTCACGCGGATGGCGGACCTCTCCGAGACCGCCGTGGTCCTGCCGAACGACGCGGATTCGAGCGACTACAGCCTGTACCTGCTCGAGATGGGCCGCATGGGCGCCTCGACCGGTTATCCCGCCACCGGCGTGACCGTGACCACCGCCGACCAGGTCGACCAGCTCGCCAACAAGGACCTGATGATTTTCGGCGCCCCCGGCCGTCAGCCGCTGTTGCAGCGCTGGGCCAAATCGATGCCGTTCTCGAGCGACGGCGACTCGCGCACGTTCGAACTGTCGGACATCGTCTTCAAGCTGGAAGACTGGTGGCACGGCGAACGCGGCGTCGAACGCGCACCGGCGCGCGCCGACCTGTCGCTCGTCAGTTCGAACGGCGCGGCGCTGTTGACCGGCTTCGAATCGCCGCTGCAGAAAGAGCGCAGCGCCGTGGCGTTCGTCAGCGCCGCCGGCCAGTCGGATGCCGACCTGAGCTCGGCCCTGCTCGACGCCGACGTGCTGCCGCAGATCCAAGGTGCGATGGCCGTGATCCATGGCCGCAGCGTCACGATTACCTCGAACGGCACCGCGTACTACATCGGCCATCTGTCGCCGCAGGAGTACCTGCGCTGGGCCCTGTCGTCGCATCCGCTCCTGCTGCTGCTGGGCGGCATCTTCGCCGCGCTGATCATCGCAGCGCTGTTTTACCGTGCGCTGCGTTCGATCGCCGCGCGCCGCCTGAGGGATTGA